From the Bacillus tuaregi genome, one window contains:
- the cydD gene encoding thiol reductant ABC exporter subunit CydD has protein sequence MDKHLLHYKGSKMHMFIVALLTMCQGVAIISQAVFLATAITNMFNGTAATAVLPYFLGFAITFIFRHLLQWFKGRLSYRFAEETSADVQSQLIHKLFELGPRGIGTKGSGNIITLTLEGIPHFRTYLELFIPRAIAMFLIPVVILIYVFKEDLLSGIVLTLTMPIMIAFLILLGLVAKKHATAQWRSYQLLSRHFVDSLRGLLTLKYLGKSKSHETAIGTVSNKYRVATNKALRLAFLSTFSLDFFSSLSVAVVAVELGLRLINGEMGLQAALMILILAPEYFQPIRDLGNDYHATMDGKDAGSQIHKLLAVETTSEQDFSTSLPKWNGKSSLTVQRLTKVSEAENKKILKDVSFQVNGNKKVGIIGSSGAGKSTLIDLLSGFSLPTSGSFKINDTSLDFSSRLWQEQLIYIPQHPYIFSGTVAENISLYAPDTPIEKIKEAANITGLTELINILPNGLDEKIGQGGRVLSGGEEQRIALTRSLLQERPIMLFDEPTAHLDIETEHEIKQMMLPLLEDKLVFFATHRLHWMREMDIIFVIENGEIVETGTHDELYKRNGAYFRLIQAQRGGKAE, from the coding sequence ATGGATAAACATCTTCTCCACTATAAAGGCAGCAAAATGCATATGTTCATCGTCGCTTTATTGACAATGTGTCAGGGCGTTGCCATTATATCTCAGGCTGTATTTTTAGCCACTGCAATTACAAATATGTTTAATGGGACAGCAGCTACAGCTGTCCTTCCCTATTTTTTAGGCTTTGCCATTACTTTTATTTTTCGTCACCTTCTTCAATGGTTCAAAGGGAGACTTTCCTATCGCTTTGCCGAAGAAACTTCTGCAGATGTGCAGTCCCAGCTTATTCATAAGCTTTTTGAGTTAGGGCCGCGCGGGATTGGAACGAAGGGCTCAGGAAATATTATTACCCTTACATTGGAGGGTATTCCTCATTTCCGAACTTATTTGGAGCTTTTTATTCCTCGCGCCATCGCCATGTTCTTGATCCCTGTTGTCATTCTTATTTACGTCTTTAAAGAAGACTTACTATCAGGTATTGTTCTTACTTTAACGATGCCCATTATGATCGCCTTTTTAATTTTGCTCGGTCTCGTGGCTAAAAAACATGCAACAGCACAGTGGCGCAGCTATCAGTTATTATCTCGTCATTTTGTTGATTCACTGCGTGGTCTATTAACATTGAAATATTTAGGAAAAAGTAAATCACATGAAACAGCGATTGGAACGGTCAGCAATAAATATCGAGTGGCAACAAACAAGGCATTACGACTTGCCTTTTTATCCACTTTTTCATTAGACTTCTTCTCCAGTCTCTCTGTTGCGGTTGTCGCGGTTGAACTCGGTTTAAGGTTGATTAACGGAGAAATGGGTCTACAAGCAGCCTTAATGATTTTAATTTTGGCACCAGAATACTTTCAGCCCATCCGTGATTTAGGAAACGACTATCATGCCACAATGGATGGAAAAGATGCAGGAAGCCAAATCCACAAGCTATTAGCGGTTGAAACAACATCAGAACAGGATTTTTCCACAAGCCTTCCGAAATGGAACGGGAAAAGCTCCCTTACCGTCCAGCGTTTAACGAAGGTGTCAGAAGCAGAGAACAAAAAAATCCTTAAGGACGTCAGCTTTCAAGTGAATGGCAATAAAAAAGTGGGAATTATCGGCTCATCTGGTGCCGGAAAATCCACTCTCATTGATTTATTATCCGGATTTTCACTGCCAACAAGTGGTTCCTTTAAGATCAATGATACTAGTCTAGACTTTTCCTCCCGCCTTTGGCAGGAACAGCTGATTTATATTCCGCAGCATCCTTATATTTTTTCCGGAACGGTAGCAGAAAACATCAGCCTATATGCACCCGATACACCAATAGAGAAAATTAAGGAAGCCGCTAATATTACAGGGCTAACGGAGTTGATTAACATCCTACCAAATGGCTTAGATGAAAAAATTGGTCAAGGCGGACGAGTCCTGAGCGGCGGTGAGGAGCAAAGGATTGCCCTGACACGATCATTACTACAGGAAAGGCCGATTATGCTGTTTGATGAACCAACAGCCCACCTAGATATCGAGACAGAGCATGAAATTAAACAAATGATGCTGCCGCTTTTAGAAGATAAACTCGTCTTTTTTGCTACCCATCGTCTTCATTGGATGAGGGAAATGGACATCATCTTTGTGATCGAGAATGGAGAAATCGTCGAAACAGGTACCCATGATGAATTGTATAAAAGGAATGGTGCTTATTTTCGACTTATACAAGCTCAGAGAGGAGGTAAAGCTGAGTGA
- the cydC gene encoding thiol reductant ABC exporter subunit CydC gives MKLFQLYIFPYLKQFKKSILLAIFFGVLTVIGASMLTFTSGYLISRTAQRPENILMVYVPVVLVRTFGISRAVTHYIERLIGHNAVLKILSQMRVKLYNILEPQALFIRSRFQTGDLLGTLADDIEHLQDVYIRTILPTFIGLFLFVASIFSLALFDWLFALWIAFCLSIIVFVYPLFSLYLLKKRQIEQKKIRSRLYQTLTDAIFGLGDWIISGQKERFITTFTADSNANSLIDRKLRHWNQTRTFQLQVFTGLILISVGVWAGNQAQAGLIAPTYIAAFTLVTLPIIEGLIPISHAIERIPTYLESMQRLESISQYVPEASNQSEETIPVAMTAHIELKDVHYRYENQEKDALEKISVSIPHGDKIALLGKSGAGKSTLIQLLLGALSPTAGRVDLNGYQSEEYGEQMFEMISVLNQKPYLFATTIKNNIRLGNQAATDEEIEHVIKQVKLDEYIHSLPYGLNTQMEETGQRFSGGERQRIALARILLKNTPVVILDEPTVGLDPQTERFLLETIFTTLKDKTVIWVTHHLIGIEKMNHVLFIDKGTITMKGSHQELMETNDHYRQLYLLDRGHLD, from the coding sequence GTGAAGCTTTTCCAATTATATATTTTTCCCTATTTAAAGCAATTTAAAAAGTCGATTCTGTTAGCCATTTTCTTTGGCGTCCTAACAGTGATTGGAGCTTCGATGCTCACCTTTACCTCTGGTTATTTAATCTCACGTACAGCACAAAGACCGGAAAATATTTTAATGGTCTATGTACCGGTTGTATTAGTAAGGACATTCGGTATTTCCCGGGCTGTAACCCATTATATTGAAAGACTGATCGGCCATAATGCTGTATTGAAAATCCTGTCACAAATGCGTGTTAAACTATATAACATTTTAGAGCCGCAAGCGTTATTTATTCGCTCACGCTTTCAAACAGGTGACTTACTAGGCACACTAGCAGATGATATTGAGCATTTGCAGGATGTTTATATCCGAACCATTTTACCAACCTTTATCGGACTATTTTTATTTGTAGCCTCCATTTTTTCACTGGCCTTATTTGACTGGCTCTTTGCACTATGGATTGCCTTTTGTTTAAGTATTATCGTGTTTGTTTACCCGCTTTTCTCCCTCTATTTGCTGAAAAAGCGGCAAATTGAACAAAAGAAAATTCGAAGCCGGCTCTATCAAACTTTAACAGATGCTATATTTGGACTTGGTGATTGGATCATAAGCGGTCAAAAAGAGCGTTTTATTACTACCTTTACAGCCGATAGTAATGCGAACAGTCTTATCGATCGGAAACTGAGGCACTGGAATCAAACCCGTACCTTCCAGCTGCAGGTGTTTACAGGATTAATCCTGATTTCAGTTGGGGTATGGGCTGGCAACCAAGCACAAGCAGGCTTAATCGCCCCTACCTATATCGCTGCTTTTACATTGGTCACTCTTCCAATCATTGAAGGCTTGATTCCGATTTCACATGCTATCGAACGGATTCCAACCTACCTTGAGTCCATGCAGCGACTGGAATCCATAAGCCAATATGTGCCTGAAGCCTCCAATCAATCTGAAGAGACTATTCCGGTTGCCATGACAGCACATATCGAGTTAAAAGATGTTCATTATCGCTATGAAAATCAGGAAAAGGATGCACTAGAAAAAATTTCTGTTTCAATACCTCATGGGGATAAAATTGCCTTATTAGGTAAAAGCGGGGCAGGAAAATCTACTTTAATTCAATTATTACTAGGAGCTCTCTCCCCTACTGCAGGGCGGGTTGATCTGAATGGCTATCAATCGGAAGAATACGGTGAGCAAATGTTTGAAATGATTAGTGTCTTAAATCAAAAGCCTTATTTATTTGCCACTACGATAAAAAATAATATTCGTCTCGGAAATCAAGCGGCAACGGATGAAGAAATCGAACACGTGATCAAGCAAGTAAAGCTTGATGAATACATCCATTCCCTTCCCTATGGTTTGAACACACAAATGGAAGAAACCGGACAGCGCTTTTCGGGCGGTGAACGGCAGCGAATCGCCTTAGCCCGTATTTTGTTAAAAAATACGCCCGTCGTTATCTTAGATGAGCCTACCGTTGGCCTTGACCCGCAAACAGAGAGATTTCTATTGGAAACGATATTTACAACATTAAAGGATAAAACCGTCATCTGGGTTACCCATCACTTGATTGGCATCGAAAAAATGAACCATGTCCTATTCATTGATAAAGGCACGATAACAATGAAGGGCTCCCATCAAGAACTAATGGAAACGAATGATCACTACCGCCAGCTCTACCTACTAGACCGCGGACACTTGGATTAA